The genomic segment TTTGCGTGAGGCATGCGGAGGGTGGGCGTTAGCCCAGTGCGGAGCGAAGCGTAGCACCGAAGCGTTAGCGTAGCCCGCAGCACGCCGACCTTGTGGGCAAACGCCCACAAGGGCACGCCCAAAACGTAAATAAAATTGTATTTTTGCTTCATGTTCAAAAGCTTACATTTATTAGTACTGCGTTCTTTTGTGGGTCCTTTTTTTGTTACCTTTTTTATTGCCCTGTTTGTGCTGATGCTGCAGTTTGTAATGAAATACTTGGATGATTTTGTTGGCAAAGGCTTAGCCACAGAAGTAATTTTAGAACTACTTGGTTATGCCATAGTTCCTTTCGTGTTGTACGCCCTACCTATGGCTATTTTACTTTCTTCTTTAATGACCTTTGGCAACTTGGGCGAACATTACGAATTGGTAGCCATGAAATCCGCAGGTATCAGCCTGCCCCGAATTATGATGCCCTTACTCATCGCCGATCTTCTTTTAGCCGTAGGGCTATTTTTTTATGCGAATTTGGTTATACCCAAAGCAAACTTGAATTTTTATAGCTTGCTTTACGACATTACCCAAGCTAAACCTGCTTTTCAATTGACTTCAGGCGTTTTCTATAACGGTATTAAAGATGTAAGCATACAAGCAAAAAAGGTAGATAACGCTACAAATACCCTGACAGATGTGTTAATCTACGACCATACCTCTAACTTAGGCGCAAACAAAATTATCGTGGCTAAGCAAGGTAAAATGCAATTTACCCGAGATAAAAACTACTTAGTAATGACACTGTACGATGGCTGGCTGCACGAAGAACTTCTACCTGAACCTAATAAAGCTAAAAACTTTCCACATGCTACAACGTATTTTCGCAAATACACTACTTTATTTGATATCTCCTCTTTACAACTTAACCGAACCGATAAAAAATTATTCTTGTATTCAGAAAAAATGAAAAATACAAAGCAGTTAGTACGCATGCAAGACTCTTTGCAAGTTGAAATAGCTAAAATGATACACAATGCAAAAGAGTATTTCAAACCTTACTTCCACTACGATAGTTCGCTCAAAAAGCAAAATACCTCGTTCAATCCTGATTGGGCTGCAAAACCAGTGATTGAATGGTTTGCTAAAGATAAGCAAAATTTAATTTATCGGAATGCTTTCAACCAAGCACAGGGGCATAGGGATTACTTGATTGGATACAGGAACGATTTGATAGAAAGTCAGAAAAGAAAAATTAAGGCGGAGTTAGAGTATCATCAAAAATTTGCGTTACCTATTATATGTATCATTTTCATGGGAATTGGCGCTCCGCTAGGTTCTATTATTCGTAAAGGGGGGTTAGGGCTGCCAACGGTAGTTTCTACGGTGTTTTTTATTTTGTATTGGATTATTTCAGAGTGGGGTAGAAAAATGGCACTCAAACAAGAAATAGCCGCTGTACATGGTGCTTGGTTGGGCGTGTATATCTTACTACCTGTAAGTATCATTATCACTTACCTTGCCACCACAGATGCAAACATCTTAGATACAAGCTACTACAAAAGTGCTATCTATAAATGGATAGGAAAACCTTTATACTCTTCATCAGACGGGGCTACTTCCTTTATCCAAAATAAAAATGCGTAATTTTGTAAATATGGATAGATTGAAGTGGGTACTGTTAGCATTAAATGTATTGATAAGCGTACATTTTGTAAGTTCACAAACTGTGGCAGACTACTTCATCTTTCCTGATTCAGATTATCAACTACAAAAAAAATTACTCAAAAAATTAGATGTTAAAAAGGTAGAAGTGAATGTACTTAAAAATACAGATTCGGTTCAAGGTATTATAGAAACATGGCATTTAGACCGTGGAAATTTGATTGCGTATCAATCTGTACAAGCGCCTTTTCAGTTCAAGTATACTAAAATTAACGGTCAAACTCTGATTGAGCAGATAGAAACAGAATTTTTACAGAAAATTACTTTTACTTATTTAGAGAATAATAAGGTGAAGGTTCGTTTGCAGCGCTATCAAGAGTACAAAGATGATTTTGATAAAGGTATGCTTTACACGATTACATACGATGATTATGGTAAGATTATCAAGGTCTATCAAGAAGAAGATCAGTATGATGCTCCGCCTATTCCAAAGGTTGAGTTTAGGTATTTTTACCACAAAAAGACACATAAGTTAATAGGTATAGAAGCTCGAAACTTGGAAGATAAGACCAAAAATAAATACAAGGCGACTCTGACCTACGACCGCAGAGGCTACCTTAAAGAATTGAAGGATAATAAAAAAACTATTACTTACACGTATTTTCCAAATGGCTTAATTCGTGAAAAAAGCATAGACTATGGCAAAAAGCGGCCAAAAGTCAAACGATATTACAAGTACTATTTTAATTAGAGGTTGTTAAATATGGGCTTTTGATGTTGTTTATTGCTTAGTTTGTATTTTGTGCTTTGATGATTCTGCAAATTAGATATTGATATTTTGAAAGCAGGTTTATTTTGGGCGTGCCCCTTGCTGACGCAAGGGTCGGGGCATTCCGCACTGCGCTTCGCTACGGTGCTTCGCTAACGCTGCGCACTGCCTAACGGCATGCTCCATGCCCCTCACGCGGATAACATAAGCAATTATGTCTTTACCTTGTTTAAGCTTGAAGTACAAGTACTTACAAGCTAAAACCTTGCATAAGTTACAGAGAAATGGCTTTTTCAGAGATCCCTTGCGTGAGGCATGCGAAGGGCGTGCGTTAGCACGGTGCGGAGCGAAGCGTAGCACCGAAGCGAAAGCGTAGCCCGCAGCACGCCGACCTTGTGGGCATGAGCGAAGCGAAACGCCCACAAGGACACGCCCAAAAAATTAACTATTCCTTCACTGAAAATAAAAATCTAACAACACAACAAAACATATCAACCAACTACTGAACAATAAATTTTATGCCCGATGCTATCAACAAAAGCTCAACCACAAAAGTAAAATACTTCACATTTAATCTTTCTAATATCCTCTTGCCTATCCAACTACCTAAAATCATAATCAAGCCCAAAAAAAGCCCAAGGTAAAGCTCATTTTTGCCTATATCCATCCACTTTTGATAAGCCAAAGTTTTTACAGCATGCATAACTAACGCCGTAAAAGCCTCACTGGCTACATAAGCAGATTTTGTTAGATTTAAGGTTAAGAAAAAAGCCGCCCCAAGAGGACCCGCACTCCCAACTAAGCCCGATATAAAACCTGTCAATGCCCCTCCAATCCACATTATTTTATTAGAAAATCGCATCACAGGCTTGTATAACCTACGATATACTGCCACAGCTATAAGCATCATCCCTACAAACTTTTTGATCCAAGCTACATCAGCTTTTACAAAGGTATAGCTACCTAAAAGGCTAAGCGGAACAGCCGTAATCAAAAAATATACAATAGGTTTCCAACAAAGCTCTTTTCTACCTAACCACACTCGTGAAGCATTTCCTAAAAATTGTGCTACGGTAAGTACAGGAATTGCAACCTTGACACCTAACAAAGCACTCAAAATAGGTAAAAGAATCAAAGCTCCGCCAAAGCCTGCTACCGCAGACAATGTAGCCGCTCCAAGAGCGGCTAAGCTTAAAATAAGTATGTCTGTTATCGGCAATTAACTCAAAGTAATGGTTTCTCCTATTTTGACAAAGATAAGCTCTATACCTGCATTTTTAGCTTTTATAGCACATTCTTCTTTGTCCACTACTATGAATCCAAAAGTATCGTAATGCACAGGAATTACTTTTTTAGTTTGCACAAATTGAGCTGCGGTCAAAGCATCGTCTATATCCATAGTAAAATTGCTTCCTATGGGCAACACGGCTACATCAACTTTATGTCTTTTAGGTATCAGTTGCATGTCTAAGGTTAGAGCAGTATCGCCTGAATAGTACAAGGTAATATCGGATAAATTTAAGACAAAGCCCATAGGATTACCGCCATAGGTACCATCAGGTAGCCCTGAACTATGATGCGCTACTACGGCTTGTACTTTACCAAAAGCAAAGTTCCAAAATCCGCCTGTGTTCATAGGGTGTGTGTTTGTAACTCCTTGTTTTTGTAGCCATTCGTGTATTTCCCAACTGCATATACAAGTAGCGCCAGACTGTTGCGCAATAGTTACGGCATCAGCAATATGGTCTGCGTGCCCATGTGAAATAAGAATGAAGTTAGGCATGATAGACTTGATATCTATTTTTTGTGCATCGGGCAAAGGATTTCCAGAAATGAAAGGGTCAACTAGAACTTTTTGCCCGTTAGTTGTTAATAAAAAGCAGGAATGTCCAAGATATTGGAAGGTTGTTTTCATGCTCAAAAATAAAAATTTTTGCGTTTATTAAAAAACTGCTTGAAAGGAAAATAAAAAAGCAGCTAATCTATTGCCGATTAGCTGCCCAATGAAGTTGAGTTAGTTTTAGATATTCAAGCGAACACCGATAGCATGCGTACCGTTGAAAGGATTAGTGGTACGGTAAGAATAATCAACTCCAAAAGAGTTTTTCTTTTCTTTACCAAAGGGAAGTTCTACGGTAGCGCCAAGCGCTAACCCTGTATGTGCATTGAGTCTTTTTTCTTTGTCAAAAATATGCTTTTCATAATTAAAACCTGCACGGATCATAAACATTTCATTGTAGGCAATTTCAGTGCCTAAGCCCATTTGGTCATAGTAGAAAGAGTTAGAAGTGTAGTTGGCAGCCACTGTGGTACGAAAGTTTTGAGCAAAACGAAAATCATAAGATGCACCTATCATCAATTGCAGGGGAAGTTCAAAAGATTGAGAGCGATGACTTACGGTAAGCGCATAAGTAGTGGAGTTAGTAGCTGTGTTCAATGTAGTTTTGACAGCTAGTCCATTACCTCTAAATTGCATAGCGGGACCTATGTTTTTAAGGGTAACCCCAAATTTGAAGGCACTATCTCTACCTGTCCAATAATGTATACCTGCATCTACTGCAACACCAATGGCACTAACGTCGGTAATAGACTCAGAA from the Bacteroidia bacterium genome contains:
- a CDS encoding LptF/LptG family permease, producing the protein MFKSLHLLVLRSFVGPFFVTFFIALFVLMLQFVMKYLDDFVGKGLATEVILELLGYAIVPFVLYALPMAILLSSLMTFGNLGEHYELVAMKSAGISLPRIMMPLLIADLLLAVGLFFYANLVIPKANLNFYSLLYDITQAKPAFQLTSGVFYNGIKDVSIQAKKVDNATNTLTDVLIYDHTSNLGANKIIVAKQGKMQFTRDKNYLVMTLYDGWLHEELLPEPNKAKNFPHATTYFRKYTTLFDISSLQLNRTDKKLFLYSEKMKNTKQLVRMQDSLQVEIAKMIHNAKEYFKPYFHYDSSLKKQNTSFNPDWAAKPVIEWFAKDKQNLIYRNAFNQAQGHRDYLIGYRNDLIESQKRKIKAELEYHQKFALPIICIIFMGIGAPLGSIIRKGGLGLPTVVSTVFFILYWIISEWGRKMALKQEIAAVHGAWLGVYILLPVSIIITYLATTDANILDTSYYKSAIYKWIGKPLYSSSDGATSFIQNKNA
- a CDS encoding sulfite exporter TauE/SafE family protein yields the protein MPITDILILSLAALGAATLSAVAGFGGALILLPILSALLGVKVAIPVLTVAQFLGNASRVWLGRKELCWKPIVYFLITAVPLSLLGSYTFVKADVAWIKKFVGMMLIAVAVYRRLYKPVMRFSNKIMWIGGALTGFISGLVGSAGPLGAAFFLTLNLTKSAYVASEAFTALVMHAVKTLAYQKWMDIGKNELYLGLFLGLIMILGSWIGKRILERLNVKYFTFVVELLLIASGIKFIVQ
- a CDS encoding metal-dependent hydrolase; this encodes MKTTFQYLGHSCFLLTTNGQKVLVDPFISGNPLPDAQKIDIKSIMPNFILISHGHADHIADAVTIAQQSGATCICSWEIHEWLQKQGVTNTHPMNTGGFWNFAFGKVQAVVAHHSSGLPDGTYGGNPMGFVLNLSDITLYYSGDTALTLDMQLIPKRHKVDVAVLPIGSNFTMDIDDALTAAQFVQTKKVIPVHYDTFGFIVVDKEECAIKAKNAGIELIFVKIGETITLS
- a CDS encoding PorV/PorQ family protein; translation: MKLYRITYLIFIGLLLSKQGTAGNPDRIGQAGATELLINPWARSAGWNALNTASIRGVEALTNNCAGITHLNNKTELQFSRTNWLVGTDIKINAFGYGQRIGEDNFIGISVTSFDLGEFIRTTVDNPEGIGTFSPQLLNVGATYGRKFTQNIFGAMTIRVISESITDVSAIGVAVDAGIHYWTGRDSAFKFGVTLKNIGPAMQFRGNGLAVKTTLNTATNSTTYALTVSHRSQSFELPLQLMIGASYDFRFAQNFRTTVAANYTSNSFYYDQMGLGTEIAYNEMFMIRAGFNYEKHIFDKEKRLNAHTGLALGATVELPFGKEKKNSFGVDYSYRTTNPFNGTHAIGVRLNI